The proteins below are encoded in one region of bacterium:
- a CDS encoding class II aldolase/adducin family protein, which yields MESSKLVRDPQRELLSALLRAGRLLDQAGFCLATDGNFSARLDSQTILLTRSGIEKRGLDETSFVPVPLSDAKPPQGSSEWPLHRAIYRARAEVMCILHVHSPFLTTYAAARRVPPPMLLAESHMAIGEMAAVPFCPPGTPEVGESALKAGPQAMVYLLANHGAVALGSSVDDALHRLERAEFLARVAWQCEALGGGLPLTAQQLSEVPPC from the coding sequence ATGGAGTCAAGTAAGTTGGTGCGCGATCCGCAACGCGAACTGCTCTCGGCTTTGCTGCGTGCAGGACGCCTTCTTGATCAGGCCGGCTTCTGTCTGGCCACTGATGGGAATTTCTCCGCCCGTTTGGATTCGCAGACCATTCTGCTCACGCGCTCCGGCATTGAAAAGCGCGGACTGGACGAAACATCCTTTGTCCCCGTTCCCTTGTCCGATGCAAAACCCCCGCAGGGCTCCAGTGAGTGGCCGTTGCATCGCGCAATCTACCGTGCGCGTGCCGAAGTGATGTGCATTCTTCATGTGCATTCGCCTTTTCTGACCACGTACGCCGCTGCGCGCCGCGTGCCGCCGCCCATGCTCCTTGCCGAATCTCACATGGCCATCGGAGAAATGGCCGCTGTGCCCTTCTGCCCGCCGGGAACACCTGAAGTGGGGGAGAGTGCTCTGAAGGCCGGCCCTCAAGCCATGGTGTATCTGCTCGCCAATCATGGTGCGGTCGCCTTAGGTTCGTCCGTGGACGATGCTCTTCACCGTTTGGAGCGAGCGGAGTTTCTGGCGCGAGTGGCCTGGCAGTGTGAAGCTTTGGGTGGCGGACTTCCGCTTACGGCGCAGCAACTGTCGGAGGTGCCGCCGTGCTGA
- the serS gene encoding serine--tRNA ligase, protein MLDIRLIRENPEEVRTRLATKGENTALDELLALDARRRALIEETDGLKARRNVLSREIAAKSKAGEDAAALKDESREAGNRISTGDDALREIEASLKEILLRLPNLPHSSVPVGVSAAENVVVREWGKAATFDFTPKDHLVLGESLGILDFPRGTKITGSGFPVYKGAGAILERALINFMLDTHRARGTYTEISTPFVVNRASLLGTGQLPKFEEDLYHCDADDLFLIPTAEVPITNYHRDELLPEADLPICYCGYSPCFRREAGSYGKETRGFLRVHQFDKVEMVKFVVPETSYEELEALVKDACSILEALDIRYRVLALCTGDLSFSAAKCYDLEAWAPVEQRWLEVSSCSNFEDFQARRANIRFRRKETGKPEFLHTLNGSGLATSRLLAAMYETYQNDDGTLTVPPPLKKYTGFGLITPDGVK, encoded by the coding sequence ATGCTTGACATCCGCTTGATCCGCGAAAACCCCGAGGAAGTTCGGACTCGCCTGGCGACCAAAGGCGAAAACACTGCCTTGGACGAACTTCTGGCCCTCGATGCCCGTCGTCGTGCCTTGATCGAAGAGACCGACGGTCTGAAGGCCCGGCGCAACGTGCTCAGCCGCGAAATCGCCGCCAAGTCCAAGGCAGGCGAGGATGCAGCCGCGTTGAAGGATGAAAGCCGCGAAGCGGGCAACCGCATCAGCACGGGCGATGACGCTCTGCGCGAGATTGAAGCCAGTCTGAAGGAAATTCTGCTTCGCCTGCCCAACCTGCCGCACTCCAGCGTGCCCGTGGGCGTTTCCGCTGCGGAAAACGTCGTCGTGCGCGAATGGGGCAAAGCGGCAACCTTCGACTTCACACCCAAAGATCATTTGGTGCTCGGCGAATCGCTGGGCATTCTCGATTTCCCACGCGGTACCAAAATCACGGGCTCCGGTTTTCCTGTTTATAAGGGTGCCGGCGCGATTCTCGAGCGTGCGCTCATCAACTTCATGCTCGACACCCACCGCGCGCGGGGAACCTACACGGAAATCTCCACGCCGTTCGTGGTGAACCGGGCGTCCTTGCTGGGCACCGGCCAATTGCCGAAGTTCGAAGAGGATCTCTATCACTGTGATGCCGATGACCTGTTCCTGATCCCCACCGCCGAAGTGCCGATCACCAACTACCATCGCGACGAACTGCTGCCCGAGGCCGACCTGCCGATTTGCTACTGCGGCTACTCACCATGCTTTCGCCGCGAAGCCGGTTCCTACGGAAAGGAAACGCGCGGATTCCTCCGCGTCCACCAGTTCGACAAGGTGGAAATGGTCAAGTTCGTCGTTCCCGAAACCTCCTATGAAGAGCTGGAAGCTCTGGTCAAGGACGCCTGTTCGATCCTCGAAGCTCTCGACATCCGCTACCGGGTGCTCGCGCTGTGCACAGGCGACCTGTCCTTCAGTGCCGCCAAGTGCTATGATCTTGAGGCTTGGGCCCCGGTCGAACAGCGCTGGCTGGAAGTGTCGTCCTGCTCCAATTTCGAAGATTTCCAGGCGCGCCGCGCCAACATTCGGTTCCGCCGCAAAGAGACCGGTAAACCCGAATTCCTGCACACCCTAAATGGCTCCGGTCTGGCCACGTCGCGCCTGCTCGCGGCCATGTATGAAACCTATCAGAATGATGACGGCACACTGACGGTTCCGCCGCCGCTCAAGAAATACACGGGATTCGGTTTGATTACTCCGGATGGAGTCAAGTAA